TGCGACAATGGCACTGGTTATGTCAAGTGTGGCTTTGCAGGTGAGAATTTTCCCACATCAGTATTTCCCTGCGTTCTTGGAAGGCCAATGCTAAGATATGAAGAATCCCTCATGGAACAAGAAGTCAAGGACATTGTTGTTGGGGATGCTTGTTTGAAACTGAGGCATCAGCTGGATATTTCCTATCCTGTCAACAATGGGATAGTGCAAAATTGGGATGATATGGGCCATGTATGGGATCATGCCTTTTTTAATGAACTGAAGGTAGACCCAACAGAGTGTAAGATCTTGCTCACTGATCCTCCTTTGAACCCATCCAAGAATCGTGAAAAGATGGTTGAGACCATGTTTGAGAAGTACAACTTCGCTGGTGTCTTCATACAAGTTCAAGCTGTTTTAACATTGTATGCTCAAGGTTTGCTTACAGGATTAGTTATTGACTCTGGTGACGGTGTTACGCATGTGGTTCCAGTTGTGGATGGATACTCATTCCCTCATCTCACAAAAAGAATGAATGTGGCTGGACGCCATATTACATCATATCTCGTAGATTTGCTTCAACGAAGAGGGTATGCAATGAATAGAAGTGCTGACTTTGAGACAGTTAGGAATATTAAAGAGAAATTATGCTACATAAGTTATGATTATAAAAGGGAATATCAATTGGGACTTGAGACAACCATCCTTGTTAAGAATTATACACTACCTGATGGAAGGGTGATTAAAGTTGGGACTGAGAGATTCCAGGCATCTGAGGCTCTTTTCACTCCGGAACTGATTGACGTTGAAGGTGATGGAATGGCTGACATGGTGTTTCGCTGCATTCAGGAAATGGATATTGACAACCGCATGATGCTATACCAGCATATTGTTTTGAGTGGAGGAAGTACAATGTATCCTGGGTTACCGAGTCGCTTGGAGAAAGAAATTTTAGATCGCTATGTTGATGTTGTTCTGAAGGGAAACAAAGATGGATTAAAGAAACTGCGGTTGCGGATAGAGGATCCACCACGAAGAAAGCATATGGTATACCTCGGAGGAGCAGTACTTGCAGGAATTATGAAGGATGCACCTGAGTTTTGGATTAGCAGGCAAGATTTTTTAGAAGGAGGAGTTGCGTGTTTAAGCAAGTGTGGCCAGGCATGAGTTCATCTGGCAGAAGTTGTAAAAGGCAGAAGATCTAGAACAGGGTTGCAGTTGGAATTGAAAAGGGTGGATGTATCACTTGGGTGGCGCAGACGAGCTtc
This Coffea arabica cultivar ET-39 chromosome 3e, Coffea Arabica ET-39 HiFi, whole genome shotgun sequence DNA region includes the following protein-coding sequences:
- the LOC113737078 gene encoding actin-related protein 2-like, whose protein sequence is MDSRNVVICDNGTGYVKCGFAGENFPTSVFPCVLGRPMLRYEESLMEQEVKDIVVGDACLKLRHQLDISYPVNNGIVQNWDDMGHVWDHAFFNELKVDPTECKILLTDPPLNPSKNREKMVETMFEKYNFAGVFIQVQAVLTLYAQGLLTGLVIDSGDGVTHVVPVVDGYSFPHLTKRMNVAGRHITSYLVDLLQRRGYAMNRSADFETVRNIKEKLCYISYDYKREYQLGLETTILVKNYTLPDGRVIKVGTERFQASEALFTPELIDVEGDGMADMVFRCIQEMDIDNRMMLYQHIVLSGGSTMYPGLPSRLEKEILDRYVDVVLKGNKDGLKKLRLRIEDPPRRKHMVYLGGAVLAGIMKDAPEFWISRQDFLEGGVACLSKCGQA